In Acaryochloris marina S15, a single genomic region encodes these proteins:
- a CDS encoding LOG family protein yields MTESPDPSVTLHQRLNHFLEVLPQLKHGPLMMQALETVLNMAEEDLDRLDWKILTAALQDLEQGFQVFHRYRHIRKISIFGSSRLPPDSPAYKMAVDFARCVTQQGFMVMTGAGGGIMEAGNLGAGPEKSFGLNIQLPFEQDSNPYIAGDEKLIDFKYFFTRKLFFLRETDAIALFPGGFGTQDEAFECLTLSQTGKSPPVPVVLIDPPGTHYWQDWDAYIHKHLIDGELISADDHRLYTITDNLETACAAISGFYQIYHSSRYVGDRLVMRLNQELSTSEVKWLNREFPDILIRDQIRKSRALPEELDHQEPQPQQVQDETEHLPRLVFYFNQRDHGRLSQMIATINQMGDTSQNLYHPERK; encoded by the coding sequence ATGACTGAGTCTCCTGACCCATCGGTTACTTTACATCAGCGTCTGAATCATTTCCTAGAGGTCTTACCCCAACTCAAGCATGGTCCTCTAATGATGCAGGCCCTTGAAACGGTGCTGAATATGGCTGAAGAGGATCTCGATCGCTTAGATTGGAAAATTCTAACCGCGGCATTACAAGATCTAGAGCAAGGGTTTCAAGTCTTCCACCGCTATCGACACATTCGCAAGATTTCCATCTTTGGGTCTTCCCGTCTACCGCCAGATAGTCCTGCCTACAAAATGGCAGTAGATTTTGCCCGCTGCGTTACCCAACAAGGATTTATGGTGATGACAGGAGCAGGGGGCGGCATTATGGAAGCGGGCAATCTAGGGGCTGGGCCGGAAAAGTCTTTTGGCCTCAACATTCAGCTTCCCTTTGAGCAAGATTCTAATCCTTACATTGCTGGGGATGAGAAGCTGATCGACTTCAAGTACTTCTTTACTCGCAAATTGTTTTTTCTCCGGGAAACAGATGCGATCGCACTCTTCCCCGGTGGATTTGGCACCCAAGATGAAGCCTTTGAATGTCTTACCCTGAGTCAAACTGGAAAGTCCCCCCCCGTACCAGTGGTTTTGATCGATCCGCCAGGCACTCACTATTGGCAAGACTGGGATGCTTATATTCACAAGCACCTGATCGATGGAGAGCTGATCAGTGCAGATGACCATCGTTTATACACAATTACGGATAATTTGGAGACGGCTTGTGCTGCGATTTCGGGGTTCTACCAGATCTACCACTCAAGTCGCTATGTTGGCGATCGGTTAGTGATGCGCCTCAATCAAGAACTCTCCACCTCAGAAGTCAAATGGTTAAACCGGGAATTCCCAGATATTCTGATCCGTGACCAGATTCGTAAAAGTAGGGCTTTACCAGAAGAACTAGATCATCAAGAACCTCAACCTCAACAGGTTCAGGATGAAACGGAACATTTACCTCGATTAGTGTTCTATTTCAATCAGCGTGATCATGGGCGGTTAAGTCAGATGATTGCAACCATTAATCAGATGGGTGACACCAGCCAAAATCTTTACCATCCTGAACGAAAATAG
- a CDS encoding GAF domain-containing protein has product MDVSSSKLNADCSFPDEPSNLTQQSLLNRITTRIRQSLELNEILSATVAEVRAFLGTDRVKVYKFFPDGHGLVIAESIREDRLPSLLGLNFPADDIPLPARELFLKARQRSVVDLSTQQIGFSPLNCTETGSELEDHDIRFRPIDPCHVEYLKAMGVQSSVVVPIVIEQSTFEQVNIEAGALTGLNKGQRLWGLLVSHHAQPRQVEEAELELIQAVVDQMAVAIGQATLLDRVREQAAQEAGVNRVTALLYTKPTVPLEIALTEMVAVMQGTGGRLYLSHTASEQSAELYCCGDQPARLDHDRLIEENALWQNYLHSTQAVEITDAESRPWSVDWMRKNYSLSPQVRSSTRSNTVWAIADIYREPLFRVLSPAFQSTPIRGVMILPLYFDTELLGCITIFRDEVEEELRWAGFHHPDSRQLAPRQSFEAWRQIKSGQSQPWTDAEIRLAEALGERFSGAINQYQLYQQVQTLNTHLEEQIKERTAELHRSTAIANQQRALTNILSKLQKALDLDTIFQTTTQEAQRLLDVDHVAVYQFDEDWGGSFIHDFRAVKPKWEQIVYSTREVWNDSHLQETKGGRYRHHHVSVVNDVSQAGLSPCHLETYNYYQIKAFLIAPVFVGSRLWGLIGAYQHSNPYEWQPLEVDFITQLATHLGVAVQQAGATEKVQNQAQQLAIIAEQQHTLTNVISKIRESLDLETIFATTTREVRRLLQVERVVVFQFLPGAKYSQGEVVAEDVHPDYRSILGYDVKGDCFQDRYTASPGTHQVFAIDDLNTCNLHPCYIEMMQGLQVQAHLVVPLFRSNILWGLLAIHQCSAPRQWQVKEREFAIQISTQLGVALQQTEFLRQAQQSKESADAASQAKSDFLSHMSHELRTPLNAILGYVEIMQRDPELRDTQTEQLGIIGRSGEHLLSLINDVLEMSRIEAGQLALTQVSFDLYRLLDSLQDMLEAKAELQGLQLQFERTAIVPQFVFADEGKLRQVLINLLGNGLNYTEKGQVLLQVDTSEQIGQRGDTCQLTFAVMDTGPGLKTSDIDQLFEAFTQTDSGYRAQEGTGLGLPISRRFVQLMGGDIEVDSTVGQGSTFRFTIPATLVDAAEVHTVKPARQVVALAAGQPTYRLLIVEDKWANRQLMQQWLAPFGFDIREAVNGKEALAIWQEWAPHLIWMDMRMPVMDGYNATREIKAQCGDNPPVIIALTANAFEEDRLYALSVGCDDFVRKPCQESTILDKIAEHLGVQYIYTEPEQSEPDALQEMESVHPENLKILVADDNTLNQQLMVQRLVHLGYSADVVGDGQQVVEACQNQTYDLILLDVQMPKMNGLEVVQSLHQQGIRPYIIGVSGRTLPEERQECLDTGMSNYLCKPVSLEELKTALSQYRPLSETSLPKDVKPALLEQSAIQTLIDIGGDDGGSFLVSVIDNFLKDAKPMFEGLQDAIANTNHVQINEIAHSLKSMSASMGATQLTQQLKELEHMSKLENLTISPTWMNKLNQEFEAVGLALTLEKQNYQTSSVVSS; this is encoded by the coding sequence ATGGATGTATCCTCCTCAAAATTAAATGCTGACTGTTCCTTCCCCGACGAACCTTCTAACTTGACTCAGCAATCCCTTCTCAATCGCATTACGACTCGCATCCGTCAGTCGTTAGAGCTGAATGAGATCTTGTCAGCGACAGTGGCTGAAGTCAGAGCATTCTTAGGCACCGATCGCGTCAAAGTCTATAAATTTTTCCCGGATGGACATGGTTTGGTCATTGCTGAATCCATTCGTGAAGACCGTTTACCCTCGTTATTAGGACTCAATTTTCCGGCAGATGATATTCCTCTGCCAGCCCGTGAACTATTTCTAAAGGCCCGGCAACGGTCTGTGGTGGATCTCTCCACCCAACAAATTGGTTTTAGCCCCCTCAATTGCACAGAAACCGGCTCAGAGCTAGAGGATCACGATATTCGCTTTCGGCCTATCGATCCCTGCCATGTCGAATATTTAAAAGCAATGGGAGTGCAATCTTCGGTGGTAGTGCCTATCGTAATTGAGCAATCCACCTTTGAGCAGGTCAATATCGAGGCGGGTGCTTTAACGGGATTAAACAAAGGGCAACGTCTCTGGGGCCTTCTGGTTTCCCACCATGCACAACCCCGTCAAGTCGAGGAGGCAGAACTCGAACTCATTCAGGCCGTGGTGGATCAAATGGCAGTGGCCATTGGTCAAGCGACCCTACTAGACCGGGTGCGTGAGCAGGCCGCCCAAGAAGCGGGGGTGAATCGAGTCACAGCCTTGTTATATACCAAACCCACCGTTCCGCTAGAGATTGCCCTGACAGAGATGGTGGCCGTGATGCAGGGCACTGGGGGACGATTGTATCTCAGCCATACTGCGTCCGAACAATCCGCAGAACTCTATTGTTGTGGCGATCAACCCGCCAGATTAGATCATGACAGATTGATTGAAGAAAATGCCCTATGGCAAAATTATCTGCATTCAACCCAGGCTGTCGAAATCACTGATGCCGAAAGCCGCCCCTGGTCAGTGGACTGGATGCGCAAAAACTATTCCCTATCGCCCCAGGTCCGTTCTTCTACCCGCAGCAATACAGTATGGGCGATCGCAGATATTTACCGAGAGCCATTATTTCGGGTTTTAAGTCCTGCCTTTCAATCCACTCCCATTCGTGGCGTGATGATTTTACCCCTTTATTTCGATACGGAATTGCTGGGGTGCATCACTATTTTTCGGGATGAGGTGGAAGAAGAGCTGCGCTGGGCAGGATTCCATCACCCCGATAGCCGTCAGTTAGCTCCTCGTCAGTCTTTTGAAGCTTGGAGACAAATCAAATCAGGGCAATCTCAGCCCTGGACAGACGCAGAGATCCGCTTGGCTGAAGCCTTAGGAGAACGGTTTTCTGGTGCGATTAACCAATACCAGCTTTACCAGCAGGTACAGACCCTCAATACCCATTTAGAAGAACAAATTAAGGAACGGACCGCTGAGCTACATCGTTCGACGGCGATTGCCAATCAACAGCGAGCTTTAACCAATATCCTATCTAAACTGCAAAAAGCGCTGGATCTAGATACGATTTTCCAGACTACCACTCAGGAAGCCCAGCGATTGCTGGATGTCGATCATGTGGCAGTTTACCAGTTTGATGAAGACTGGGGCGGCTCATTTATTCATGATTTTCGGGCCGTTAAACCTAAGTGGGAACAGATTGTCTATTCCACTCGTGAAGTCTGGAATGACTCTCATCTGCAAGAGACGAAGGGCGGACGATACCGTCATCACCATGTATCTGTTGTGAATGATGTTTCCCAAGCTGGACTCTCTCCCTGTCATTTGGAAACCTACAACTACTACCAGATCAAGGCTTTTTTGATTGCCCCTGTTTTTGTCGGTAGCCGTTTGTGGGGACTTATCGGCGCTTACCAGCATTCCAATCCTTATGAGTGGCAGCCCTTAGAGGTTGATTTTATTACACAGCTGGCAACACACCTGGGGGTTGCCGTCCAACAAGCTGGAGCCACAGAAAAGGTTCAAAATCAGGCTCAACAGCTAGCAATTATTGCTGAACAGCAACATACTCTGACAAATGTGATCTCCAAAATCCGAGAGTCTTTGGATTTGGAAACTATTTTCGCCACCACGACCCGAGAGGTGCGTAGACTCTTGCAAGTTGAACGGGTTGTAGTCTTTCAGTTTTTGCCGGGTGCTAAATATAGCCAAGGGGAAGTGGTTGCTGAAGATGTCCACCCCGATTACCGATCCATCTTGGGATATGACGTCAAAGGCGACTGTTTCCAAGATCGCTATACCGCCAGTCCTGGCACCCACCAAGTCTTTGCGATTGATGATCTCAACACCTGTAATTTGCATCCTTGTTACATAGAGATGATGCAAGGGTTGCAAGTTCAGGCTCATTTAGTCGTACCTCTATTTCGGAGCAATATTCTGTGGGGGCTCTTAGCGATTCATCAATGCTCAGCTCCCCGGCAATGGCAAGTCAAAGAGCGGGAATTCGCGATTCAAATTAGCACTCAATTAGGCGTCGCACTCCAGCAAACGGAGTTCCTCCGCCAAGCCCAACAATCCAAGGAGTCGGCTGACGCTGCTAGCCAAGCCAAAAGCGACTTTCTCTCCCACATGAGTCACGAATTGCGAACGCCCCTGAATGCAATTTTGGGATATGTAGAGATCATGCAGCGAGATCCTGAATTAAGGGATACTCAAACCGAACAGCTCGGCATTATTGGCCGGAGTGGTGAACATTTATTATCACTGATTAACGATGTCTTAGAAATGTCTCGGATTGAAGCGGGACAGTTGGCCCTTACCCAAGTCAGCTTTGATCTGTACCGGTTATTGGATTCTCTCCAAGATATGCTGGAAGCCAAAGCCGAATTGCAAGGATTACAGCTCCAATTTGAACGGACAGCGATAGTCCCCCAGTTTGTGTTCGCAGATGAAGGGAAACTACGCCAAGTCCTGATCAATTTGCTAGGGAATGGTCTCAACTATACGGAAAAAGGGCAGGTTTTGCTCCAGGTGGATACCTCAGAACAGATAGGCCAGCGAGGGGATACCTGTCAACTGACATTTGCGGTCATGGATACGGGTCCTGGCCTCAAAACATCTGATATTGACCAGCTCTTTGAAGCCTTTACTCAAACTGATTCAGGCTATCGTGCCCAAGAAGGGACAGGACTCGGATTACCCATTAGCCGCCGATTTGTCCAACTGATGGGGGGGGATATTGAGGTTGATAGTACCGTAGGACAGGGCTCAACCTTCCGCTTCACGATTCCAGCCACTCTCGTCGATGCAGCAGAAGTTCATACCGTGAAGCCCGCACGACAGGTAGTGGCCTTAGCAGCCGGACAACCCACCTATCGACTGCTGATTGTGGAAGACAAATGGGCCAACCGACAGCTGATGCAGCAATGGCTGGCCCCCTTTGGGTTTGACATTCGAGAAGCAGTGAACGGTAAAGAGGCCCTTGCTATTTGGCAGGAATGGGCCCCCCATTTGATCTGGATGGATATGCGCATGCCGGTCATGGATGGTTACAACGCCACTCGGGAAATAAAAGCCCAATGTGGAGACAATCCCCCCGTGATTATTGCCCTAACGGCGAACGCTTTTGAAGAAGATCGCCTCTATGCGCTCTCGGTCGGGTGTGATGATTTTGTCCGTAAACCTTGCCAAGAAAGTACCATCCTAGACAAGATAGCGGAGCATCTTGGCGTCCAATATATATACACTGAGCCTGAGCAGTCTGAGCCAGACGCTTTGCAGGAGATGGAGTCTGTCCATCCTGAAAATCTCAAAATATTAGTGGCTGATGACAATACCCTCAATCAGCAATTAATGGTGCAACGTCTGGTACACCTGGGGTATTCGGCCGATGTCGTCGGTGATGGTCAGCAAGTGGTGGAGGCATGCCAGAACCAAACTTATGACTTGATTTTGCTGGATGTGCAAATGCCCAAGATGAATGGTTTGGAGGTGGTTCAATCCCTGCATCAACAAGGCATTCGTCCCTACATTATTGGGGTCTCTGGGCGGACTTTACCAGAAGAGAGACAAGAATGTTTGGATACCGGGATGTCGAACTATCTCTGCAAGCCTGTGTCACTAGAGGAACTCAAAACCGCTCTCAGTCAGTATCGTCCATTATCAGAGACTTCTCTCCCCAAAGACGTGAAGCCTGCTCTATTAGAGCAATCGGCAATCCAGACCCTGATAGACATTGGTGGAGATGATGGCGGCAGTTTTCTCGTCTCTGTGATTGATAATTTCCTCAAAGATGCAAAGCCAATGTTTGAGGGATTGCAGGATGCGATCGCAAACACAAACCACGTCCAAATCAATGAAATTGCCCATTC